A region of Allocoleopsis franciscana PCC 7113 DNA encodes the following proteins:
- a CDS encoding gamma-glutamylcyclotransferase family protein, protein MSTPSSDRQDSPTQLIQHSQAAISIHQPLHKEATFYYFAYGSCMCPVDLKRSLGEKTHKYVIGPATLKGYRLGFNRKSVLRNCGVLDVVPDATSSIEGVLYRLPLRLSDALDQREEVPHGGYRREMIEVRAHGRLYQNVRTYVVVEKLAEELAPNDWYFNVVLRGAVTCGLSEPYVWKLFNHMHQLQQRHWQTQSLRSA, encoded by the coding sequence ATGAGTACTCCGTCTAGCGATCGTCAAGATTCACCGACACAGTTGATACAGCATTCTCAGGCGGCTATTTCTATCCACCAGCCACTACACAAGGAGGCAACGTTTTATTATTTCGCTTATGGCTCTTGCATGTGTCCAGTGGATTTAAAGCGATCGCTTGGCGAGAAAACTCACAAATATGTCATTGGCCCGGCTACACTCAAGGGTTATCGGCTGGGTTTTAACCGCAAATCAGTGCTTCGTAACTGTGGTGTACTGGATGTGGTACCCGATGCAACGTCATCCATTGAAGGTGTCTTGTATCGCTTACCCTTGCGGTTAAGTGATGCCCTTGATCAGCGAGAAGAAGTCCCTCACGGTGGCTATCGACGAGAAATGATTGAAGTCCGCGCTCATGGACGTTTGTATCAGAATGTTCGTACCTATGTTGTGGTAGAAAAATTAGCCGAAGAATTAGCTCCCAATGATTGGTATTTCAATGTTGTACTTCGGGGTGCAGTAACTTGTGGGCTAAGCGAACCTTATGTATGGAAGTTATTTAATCACATGCACCAATTACAACAGCGTCACTGGCAAACCCAGTCCTTGCGCTCCGCGTAA
- a CDS encoding phosphodiester glycosidase family protein, whose protein sequence is MQVQERIFLLTIVLAILVKLYSGLGESSKSSLRNLLSLNRSKIQECPVIKSIELTATDNKGNGDEQGVNYVIIFDPKSKDLDFKVNVGLSHKLYLKNDDGKIRQKYISKRFSELISDENSTLNGKPPIAAINADYIGVDNQPQGLNISKGVEYSGKFKDKRSSFGISGGKPQERTATIQIGRRNEELLNYNVVGGNGRFYENGKFKNICPDLGDYVCAGETSRSLVATTSKGYVILLVNNANLKQALYPSMFDDVLEGIAKNYCLGKIQEGMLFDGGFSTGLFFDNKIYVENTHPVGSVFLIYKK, encoded by the coding sequence ATGCAGGTACAAGAAAGAATATTCTTATTAACCATCGTTTTAGCTATCTTAGTTAAACTATATTCGGGTTTGGGAGAGAGTTCAAAATCAAGCCTAAGAAACTTACTATCACTCAATAGATCCAAAATTCAGGAGTGTCCAGTTATTAAGAGTATTGAGTTGACCGCAACTGATAATAAGGGTAATGGTGATGAGCAGGGGGTCAATTACGTGATTATTTTTGACCCCAAATCTAAAGACCTGGATTTTAAAGTTAATGTGGGTCTATCCCATAAACTTTATCTGAAAAATGATGACGGGAAAATCCGTCAAAAATATATTTCTAAACGGTTTTCCGAACTCATCAGTGATGAGAATTCGACCCTGAATGGTAAACCCCCAATCGCTGCCATCAATGCTGATTACATCGGAGTTGATAACCAGCCCCAAGGACTGAATATTTCTAAAGGAGTAGAATATTCAGGCAAATTTAAAGATAAGCGGTCTTCTTTTGGGATTTCAGGCGGTAAACCTCAAGAGCGAACGGCTACAATTCAGATTGGCAGAAGAAACGAGGAACTCCTAAATTACAACGTAGTTGGTGGAAATGGAAGATTTTATGAGAATGGGAAATTTAAGAATATTTGTCCAGACTTAGGTGACTATGTCTGTGCTGGTGAAACAAGTCGCTCTCTAGTAGCCACGACTTCTAAAGGATATGTAATTCTTTTAGTCAACAACGCCAATTTGAAGCAAGCTCTGTATCCATCGATGTTTGATGATGTTCTTGAAGGAATTGCTAAAAATTACTGTTTAGGTAAGATTCAAGAAGGAATGTTATTTGATGGCGGGTTTTCTACAGGTCTGTTTTTTGATAATAAAATCTATGTCGAAAATACTCATCCTGTGGGGTCAGTGTTCTTGATTTACAAAAAGTAA
- a CDS encoding Uma2 family endonuclease: MTVKTAKWTLNDYHRMIDVGILESRHVELLNGEIIEMPPEGPEHAQQSTDTADYLKQLLGNRAVVRDAKPITLPDSASEPEPDLAIVEPLRPLYRTRHPYPENIFWLIEYANTTLAKDLNIKRKTYAAASIGEYWVVDLKHRQLYVFRDPVNGDYASEETLTTGEIRPLAFQDIVVSVQRLF, translated from the coding sequence ATGACCGTAAAAACCGCCAAATGGACGCTCAACGACTATCACCGCATGATTGACGTGGGTATTCTAGAAAGTCGTCACGTCGAACTTTTAAACGGAGAAATTATCGAAATGCCCCCAGAGGGTCCAGAACACGCTCAACAGAGTACCGATACCGCCGACTACTTAAAACAACTGTTGGGAAACCGTGCCGTCGTGCGTGATGCCAAACCGATTACCCTACCCGATAGCGCCAGTGAACCCGAACCCGACTTAGCCATTGTCGAACCCCTGCGTCCCCTGTATCGTACTCGTCATCCCTATCCCGAAAACATATTTTGGCTCATCGAATATGCCAACACCACCCTCGCTAAAGACCTCAATATCAAGCGCAAAACCTACGCCGCCGCATCGATTGGAGAGTATTGGGTTGTAGACTTAAAGCATCGACAACTTTATGTATTCCGTGACCCTGTTAATGGGGACTACGCTAGTGAAGAAACACTAACAACAGGAGAGATTCGTCCCCTAGCATTTCAAGACATTGTAGTTTCGGTGCAGCGGTTATTTTAG
- a CDS encoding Uma2 family endonuclease — protein sequence MTIASQKMTLEEYLNYDDGTDTRYELVNGELVVMPPESDLNQRIAMFLLVYFSQQGIPSYRLRIGAEIVVMGSRVTTRLPDLMVLSEELATALEGASRSTVMMDMPPPELVVEVVSPGKKGIDRDYRYKRSEYAARGIGEYWIVDPMERQVTVLEWVEGLYEERVFQGNERIISPMLPDLDLTSERVMNAR from the coding sequence ATGACTATTGCATCCCAGAAAATGACGCTTGAGGAGTATCTTAACTATGACGACGGGACAGATACTCGCTATGAGTTGGTGAATGGGGAGTTGGTCGTTATGCCGCCAGAAAGCGATTTGAATCAGCGTATTGCCATGTTCTTACTGGTCTACTTTTCGCAACAAGGGATTCCCTCCTATCGTTTGAGAATTGGGGCGGAAATTGTGGTGATGGGTTCACGGGTGACGACGCGCTTACCAGATTTGATGGTGCTTTCTGAGGAACTGGCAACGGCGTTAGAAGGGGCGAGTCGGTCTACTGTGATGATGGATATGCCGCCGCCTGAGTTGGTGGTTGAGGTGGTGTCTCCGGGGAAGAAAGGCATTGACCGAGATTATCGTTATAAGCGGTCTGAATATGCGGCGCGGGGGATTGGGGAGTATTGGATTGTTGACCCAATGGAACGGCAGGTTACGGTGTTGGAGTGGGTGGAAGGGTTGTATGAGGAGCGGGTTTTTCAGGGGAATGAGCGGATTATCTCGCCGATGTTGCCGGATTTGGATTTGACGAGTGAGAGGGTGATGAATGCTAGATGA